A stretch of the Arachis stenosperma cultivar V10309 chromosome 6, arast.V10309.gnm1.PFL2, whole genome shotgun sequence genome encodes the following:
- the LOC130936131 gene encoding homeobox-leucine zipper protein HOX11-like, which produces MELALSLGEAPKSFTLLDNTPKLPNNKDPVGFCIALGAAASSAGKSSEEDRRGSSDPPVQLDLLPSTPVLRSQHPSSHLRIPWLNDALGLERVTSEAPAARALDVNSFPVAPAAGEDGDDGAALSSPNSAVSSFQMDFCLRNGNGGNGGDGAAAMMRNRRDVEGGEGNDRGTSDDDENGSTRKKLRLSKEQSAFLEESFKEHTTLNPKQKLALAKQLNLRPRQVEVWFQNRRARTKLKQTEVDCEYLKRCCDTLTEENRRLQKELQELRALKTSQPFYMQLPATTLTMCPSCERVATNTAANNNDASQIASALSLSNKPRILPFPNTQAHPPPAQKAHQ; this is translated from the exons ATGGAGCTTGCTTTGAGCTTAGGGGAAGCACCTAAGTCCTTCACTTTGCTTGACAACACTCCCAAACTACCTAATAACAAGGATCCAGTGGGTTTCTGCATAGCACTTGGTGCTGCTGCTTCCTCCGCCGGAAAATCCTCCGAGGAAGACAGAAGAGGATCCTCAGATCCGCCAGTTCAGCTCGACCTTCTCCCTTCAACGCCGGTTCTTCGCTCCCAACACCCATCTTCACACCTTCGAATTCCATGGCTCAACGATGCAC TTGGTTTGGAGAGGGTGACATCGGAGGCACCGGCGGCGAGGGCGTTGGACGTGAACTCTTTCCCGGTGGCTCCTGCGGCGGGAGAAGACGGGGACGACGGCGCTGCACTGTCTTCGCCTAACAGCGCCGTATCGTCCTTTCAGATGGATTTCTGTCTGAGAAACGGGAACGGTGGTAACGGCGGTGATGGTGCGGCGGCGATGATGAGGAACAGGAGAGACGTGGAAGGTGGTGAGGGCAACGACAGAGGCACCAGCGATGACGACGAGAACGGATCCACCAGGAAGAAGCTCAGGCTCTCTAAGGAACAATCTGCGTTTCTTGAAGAAAGCTTCAAAGAACACACCACCCTTAATCct AAGCAGAAACTGGCTCTTGCGAAACAGTTAAACCTTCGTCCCCGTCAAGTTGAAGTTTGGTTTCAGAACAGAAGAGCAAG gACCAAGTTGAAGCAAACGGAGGTGGATTGCGAGTACTTGAAGAGGTGCTGTGACACCTTAACGGAAGAGAATCGGAGGTTGCAGAAGGAGCTTCAAGAGCTGAGGGCATTAAAGACTTCTCAACCCTTCTACATGCAGCTTCCGGCCACCACTCTCACAATGTGCCCTTCTTGTGAAAGGGTCGCCACCAACACCGCCGCTAATAACAATGACGCTTCTCAGATTGCTTCCGCTTTGTCTCTTAGTAACAAGCCCAGAATCTTGCCATTTCCTAATACTCAGGCCCATCCTCCTCCGGCCCAAAAGGCCCATcaatga